The genomic region GCAATTCCATGAGCACCGGGTGGGAGTATCCCACAGCGAGCTCCACAGTGTTGCCCTTGACGTTGACCTTATAGCCCACGCCGACGACTTCCAGAGATTTTTCAAATCCCTTGGAGACGCCTTCGACGGCATTGGCCAGCAGAGTCCGGCGCAAGCCGTGCTGGGCACGGGCGAGACGGGAGTCGTCAGTGCGCACAACGCGGATGACGCCGTCTTCGAGCTCGTACTTCACGGACTGATGCGTCGGTGTGGTCAGAGCGCCCTTGGGGCCTTTAACGTGGATTTCTTCGTCCTTGATCTGGACTTCCACGCCGGAAGGCACCGGA from Oceanidesulfovibrio indonesiensis harbors:
- a CDS encoding 50S ribosomal protein L6 produces the protein MSRIGKLSIPVPSGVEVQIKDEEIHVKGPKGALTTPTHQSVKYELEDGVIRVVRTDDSRLARAQHGLRRTLLANAVEGVSKGFEKSLEVVGVGYKVNVKGNTVELAVGYSHPVLMEL